A DNA window from Malus domestica chromosome 12, GDT2T_hap1 contains the following coding sequences:
- the LOC114820213 gene encoding splicing factor U2af small subunit B-like codes for MLPARKDWREFCQQLLLSNMYQRPDMLTNPGVDPQGQALDPRKIQDNFEDFYEDLFEELSKYGQIESLDICDNLADHMVGNVYVRFREEEHAQAALQNFTGRFYAGRPIIVDFSPLTDFREATCRQYEENVCNRGGYCNFMHLKKISRELRRRLFGRNK; via the coding sequence ATGTTACCTGCTAGAAAAGATTGGAGGGAATTTTGTCAACAACTCCTCCTCTCCAACATGTACCAGCGCCCCGATATGCTTACCAACCCCGGCGTCGACCCCCAGGGCCAAGCCCTCGACCCCCGCAAGATCCAGGACAACTTCGAGGATTTTTATGAGGATCTGTTCGAGGAGCTGAGCAAGTACGGACAGATCGAAAGCTTGGATATCTGTGACAATTTGGCTGACCACATGGTTGGTAATGTGTACGTTCGGTTCAGGGAGGAAGAACATGCTCAAGCTGCGCTTCAGAATTTCACTGGCAGGTTCTATGCAGGGCGTCCCATCATCGTCGACTTTTCACCCTTGACGGATTTTCGTGAAGCTACCTGTAGGCAGTACGAAGAAAATGTATGCAATCGAGGTGGCTACTGCAACTTCATGCACTTGAAGAAAATTAGCAGGGAGTTGAGGAGGCGGTTATTTGGGAGAAACAAGTGA
- the LOC114820212 gene encoding uncharacterized protein At2g39795, mitochondrial-like — protein sequence MAFTSILRRSASSLAPLASRLARGQRSYHGAVATAVNRFNFSRKHTQPTPFVPTPRYYSSHSSDQSLIKVIESEIKCAEETEDLDKVEEIPSSFPFKIEDTPGIQTVTLKRTYQGEDIQVEVHMPDLVTGEYDNDDNQNDDNDEHANQSSIPLVVTVSKGNGPVVEFSVTTYPDEFQIDSLAVKNPEDSEDQIAYEGPDFHDLDENLQKAFHKYLEVRGIKPSTTNFLHEYMLNKDNKEYANWLQQLKRFVEA from the coding sequence ATGGCTTTCACTTCAATTCTCCGCCGATCGGCCTCCTCCCTGGCCCCACTCGCCAGCCGCCTTGCTCGTGGCCAGCGGTCTTACCACGGCGCTGTTGCCACCGCCGTCAACCGCTTCAATTTCTCCCGAAAGCACACTCAGCCGACCCCTTTCGTTCCCACCCCTCGATACTATTCGAGCCACAGTTCGGACCAGTCTCTGATCAAGGTGATCGAGTCGGAGATCAAGTGCGCTGAGGAGACCGAGGATCTCGACAAGGTTGAGGAGATTCCATCATCCTTCCCCTTTAAAATTGAAGATACTCCCGGAATCCAAACAGTGACGCTGAAAAGAACATATCAAGGTGAAGACATACAGGTTGAAGTTCATATGCCTGATCTAGTCACAGGTGAATACGACAACGATGATAACCAAAATGATGACAATGATGAACACGCCAACCAATCCAGCATCCCGTTGGTTGTAACTGTCTCCAAGGGTAACGGACCAGTTGTCGAGTTTAGCGTCACTACTTACCCTGATGAGTTTCAAATTGACAGCTTGGCAGTGAAAAATCCCGAAGATTCCGAGGATCAAATTGCCTACGAGGGGCCTGATTTCCATGATTTGGATGAGAACCTTCAGAAAGCATTCCACAAGTATTTAGAGGTGAGAGGAATCAAGCCCAGCACAACTAATTTCTTGCATGAGTACATGCTCAACAAGGACAACAAAGAATATGCAAATTGGTTGCAGCAACTTAAGCGATTCGTCGAAGCATAA